The proteins below are encoded in one region of Juglans microcarpa x Juglans regia isolate MS1-56 chromosome 4D, Jm3101_v1.0, whole genome shotgun sequence:
- the LOC121259838 gene encoding pyrrolidone-carboxylate peptidase-like isoform X2, with protein sequence MLISAENPTETIVSNLKEYVTKKGLPKGLILGSCSILETAGQGALSPLYQTLQSAISGVDSESSNSGRTVWVHFGVNSGATRFAIEKQAVNEATFRCPDELGWKPQKAPIIPADGGISHMRQTSLPVEEITNALTKMGYEVMTSDDAGRFVCNYVYYHSLRFAEQKGTKSLFVHVPLFSTIDEETQMRFAASLLEVLASLH encoded by the exons ATGTTAAT CTCAGCAG AGAATCCAACTGAGACAATTGTTAGTAATCTCAAAGAGTATGTGACGAAGAAGGGACTGCCAAAAGGTCTAATTCTTGGGAGTTGCAGCATTCTTGAGACTGCAGGACAAGGAGCTCTTTCTCCCTTATACCAGACGTTGCAATCTGCCATTAGTGGGGTGGATTCTGAATCTTCAAATTCTGGAAGAACTGTTTGG GTACACTTTGGAGTTAATAGTGGTGCAACAAGGTTTGCCATTGAGAAACAAGCTGTCAATGAAGCTACTTTTCGCTGTCCCGATGAGCTGGGATGGAAGCCCCAG aaagCTCCCATCATTCCTGCAGATGGTGGAATTTCACACATGCGACAG ACCTCTCTTCCAGTTGAGGagattaccaatgcattgacaAAGATGGGTTATGAAGTGATGACCTCAGATGATGCAGGACGATTTGTATGCAATTATGTTTACTATCATTCCCTTCGATTTGCAGAGCAGAAAGGGACCAAATCGCTCTTTGTGCATGTGCCCCTCTTCTCAACCATAGACGAGGAGACCCAAATGCGGTTTGCTGCCTCATTGTTGGAGGTACTTGCTTCTTTACATTGA
- the LOC121259838 gene encoding pyrrolidone-carboxylate peptidase-like isoform X1 — protein MGSEGPPAVIIHVTGFKKFHGVSENPTETIVSNLKEYVTKKGLPKGLILGSCSILETAGQGALSPLYQTLQSAISGVDSESSNSGRTVWVHFGVNSGATRFAIEKQAVNEATFRCPDELGWKPQKAPIIPADGGISHMRQTSLPVEEITNALTKMGYEVMTSDDAGRFVCNYVYYHSLRFAEQKGTKSLFVHVPLFSTIDEETQMRFAASLLEVLASLH, from the exons ATGGGGTCCGAAGGGCCTCCTGCAGTAATAATTCATGTGACGGGTTTTAAGAAATTCCATGGAGTTTCAGAGAATCCAACTGAGACAATTGTTAGTAATCTCAAAGAGTATGTGACGAAGAAGGGACTGCCAAAAGGTCTAATTCTTGGGAGTTGCAGCATTCTTGAGACTGCAGGACAAGGAGCTCTTTCTCCCTTATACCAGACGTTGCAATCTGCCATTAGTGGGGTGGATTCTGAATCTTCAAATTCTGGAAGAACTGTTTGG GTACACTTTGGAGTTAATAGTGGTGCAACAAGGTTTGCCATTGAGAAACAAGCTGTCAATGAAGCTACTTTTCGCTGTCCCGATGAGCTGGGATGGAAGCCCCAG aaagCTCCCATCATTCCTGCAGATGGTGGAATTTCACACATGCGACAG ACCTCTCTTCCAGTTGAGGagattaccaatgcattgacaAAGATGGGTTATGAAGTGATGACCTCAGATGATGCAGGACGATTTGTATGCAATTATGTTTACTATCATTCCCTTCGATTTGCAGAGCAGAAAGGGACCAAATCGCTCTTTGTGCATGTGCCCCTCTTCTCAACCATAGACGAGGAGACCCAAATGCGGTTTGCTGCCTCATTGTTGGAGGTACTTGCTTCTTTACATTGA
- the LOC121259838 gene encoding uncharacterized protein LOC121259838 isoform X3: protein MGSEGPPAVIIHVTGFKKFHGVSENPTETIVSNLKEYVTKKGLPKGLILGSCSILETAGQGALSPLYQTLQSAISGVDSESSNSGRTVWVHFGVNSGATRFAIEKQAVNEATFRCPDELGWKPQKAPIIPADGGISHMRQP, encoded by the exons ATGGGGTCCGAAGGGCCTCCTGCAGTAATAATTCATGTGACGGGTTTTAAGAAATTCCATGGAGTTTCAGAGAATCCAACTGAGACAATTGTTAGTAATCTCAAAGAGTATGTGACGAAGAAGGGACTGCCAAAAGGTCTAATTCTTGGGAGTTGCAGCATTCTTGAGACTGCAGGACAAGGAGCTCTTTCTCCCTTATACCAGACGTTGCAATCTGCCATTAGTGGGGTGGATTCTGAATCTTCAAATTCTGGAAGAACTGTTTGG GTACACTTTGGAGTTAATAGTGGTGCAACAAGGTTTGCCATTGAGAAACAAGCTGTCAATGAAGCTACTTTTCGCTGTCCCGATGAGCTGGGATGGAAGCCCCAG aaagCTCCCATCATTCCTGCAGATGGTGGAATTTCACACATGCGACAG CCCTGA